One window from the genome of [Mycobacterium] stephanolepidis encodes:
- a CDS encoding Ms4533A family Cys-rich leader peptide — MHSAARGNRVRHILALIAVGTCAVADVHCCR; from the coding sequence ATGCATTCCGCCGCCCGGGGTAACCGCGTGCGCCACATCCTGGCGCTCATCGCGGTCGGTACATGCGCGGTTGCAGACGTTCACTGTTGTCGCTAG
- a CDS encoding sulfate ABC transporter substrate-binding protein encodes MLKIAKTVGARRWHHIGVLATAATVLAACGGGSSDVAGGESHSNADTTLTLVAYAVPEPGWKKIIPAFANTAEGKGVAVTTSYGASGDQSRAVVDGKPADIVNFSVEPDVSRLVKAGKVSEDWNADATKGVPFGSVVSLVVRKGNPKNIKDWDDLLQPGITVITPSPLSSGSAKWNLLAPYAAKSNGGRDEQAGIDYVSKLVGEHIKQRPGSGREATDVFLQGSGDVLISYENEAINVERQGKDVEHVNPPQTFKIENPVAVVKGSAHQDKVNALKNFLYTPEAQKLWAEAGFRPVDPAVTAEFAKDFPTPEKLWTIAELGGWKTVDPALFDKENGSITKIYKKATG; translated from the coding sequence ATGCTCAAGATCGCGAAGACGGTCGGTGCCCGCCGGTGGCACCACATCGGAGTTCTTGCCACAGCGGCAACAGTTCTCGCCGCCTGCGGTGGGGGATCCAGTGACGTCGCCGGGGGCGAGTCGCATTCCAATGCCGACACCACTTTGACGCTTGTCGCCTATGCGGTGCCGGAGCCCGGCTGGAAGAAGATCATTCCGGCATTCGCGAACACCGCCGAGGGCAAGGGCGTCGCGGTCACTACTTCTTATGGTGCGTCCGGCGATCAGTCCCGGGCCGTGGTCGACGGCAAGCCGGCCGACATCGTCAACTTCTCGGTGGAGCCCGATGTGAGCCGTTTGGTCAAGGCGGGCAAGGTTTCCGAGGATTGGAACGCGGACGCCACCAAGGGTGTGCCGTTCGGCTCGGTCGTTTCTCTCGTGGTGCGCAAGGGCAACCCGAAGAACATCAAGGACTGGGATGACCTGCTCCAGCCCGGTATCACCGTCATCACCCCCAGCCCGTTGAGCTCGGGCTCGGCCAAGTGGAACCTGCTGGCGCCCTACGCGGCCAAGAGCAATGGCGGCCGCGATGAGCAGGCGGGCATCGACTATGTCAGCAAGCTCGTCGGCGAGCACATCAAGCAGCGCCCCGGTTCCGGGCGTGAGGCCACCGACGTCTTCCTGCAAGGCAGCGGTGACGTGTTGATCAGCTACGAGAACGAGGCGATCAACGTCGAACGCCAGGGCAAGGACGTCGAGCACGTCAACCCGCCGCAGACGTTCAAGATCGAGAACCCGGTCGCCGTCGTCAAGGGCAGCGCACACCAGGACAAGGTGAATGCCCTGAAGAACTTCCTGTACACCCCGGAGGCGCAGAAGCTCTGGGCTGAGGCAGGTTTCCGCCCCGTCGATCCCGCTGTTACGGCAGAATTCGCCAAGGACTTCCCGACGCCGGAGAAGCTGTGGACCATCGCCGAGCTAGGTGGCTGGAAGACAGTCGATCCCGCGTTGTTCGACAAGGAAAACGGCAGCATCACCAAGATCTACAAGAAGGCCACCGGATGA
- the cysT gene encoding sulfate ABC transporter permease subunit CysT, translating into MTATEQSTEPASEPKSSARPDRKVGAGQTGGLLTRRYGSTSLRVGAASIWLSIIVLLPLAAIVWQSAGGGWTAFWNAVTSNAAVSSFKVTLGVSFGVAIINLFFGLLVAWVLTRDDFPGKRLVDAVIDLPFALPTIVASLVMLALYGPGSPVGIHIQHTKWGIGIALLFVTLPFVVRSVQPVLLELDQSVEEAAASLGADNWTIFRAVILPALLPSLLSGAGLAFSRAIGEYGSVVLIGGAVPGETEVSSQWIRTLIENDDRTGAAAISIVLLIISFVVLFVLRTIGSRAAKREELAQ; encoded by the coding sequence ATGACAGCGACCGAACAATCGACGGAACCGGCTTCCGAGCCGAAATCGTCTGCCCGGCCCGACCGTAAGGTCGGTGCCGGGCAGACGGGGGGCCTGTTGACGCGCCGCTACGGCAGCACCTCGCTGCGGGTCGGTGCGGCATCGATCTGGCTCAGCATCATCGTGCTGCTGCCCCTGGCCGCCATTGTCTGGCAGTCGGCCGGTGGCGGATGGACCGCGTTCTGGAACGCGGTCACCTCCAACGCCGCGGTGAGCTCGTTCAAGGTGACCCTGGGGGTCTCCTTCGGGGTGGCCATCATCAACCTGTTCTTCGGGCTGTTGGTGGCCTGGGTGCTCACCCGTGACGACTTCCCGGGCAAACGGCTGGTTGACGCCGTCATCGATCTTCCCTTCGCGTTGCCGACGATCGTGGCGAGTCTGGTGATGCTCGCGCTGTACGGCCCGGGTAGCCCGGTGGGCATCCACATCCAACACACCAAGTGGGGTATCGGGATTGCGCTGCTGTTCGTCACCCTGCCGTTCGTGGTGCGGTCCGTGCAGCCGGTCCTGTTGGAACTCGACCAGTCCGTCGAGGAGGCCGCCGCTTCTCTGGGGGCCGACAACTGGACGATCTTCCGCGCGGTGATCCTTCCGGCGCTGCTCCCGTCGCTGTTATCGGGTGCGGGACTGGCGTTCTCGCGCGCTATCGGCGAATACGGTTCGGTGGTACTGATCGGTGGTGCGGTGCCCGGCGAGACGGAAGTGTCCTCGCAGTGGATCAGGACGCTCATCGAGAACGACGACCGCACCGGCGCCGCGGCGATCTCGATTGTGCTGTTGATTATTTCGTTTGTCGTGTTGTTTGTCCTGCGCACCATTGGTTCGCGTGCGGCTAAGCGAGAGGAGCTGGCGCAGTGA